In a single window of the Pelagibacterium sp. 26DY04 genome:
- the nadC gene encoding carboxylating nicotinate-nucleotide diphosphorylase — protein sequence MSASYPPALPRHIVEATVRRAFEEDLGQAGDITSQATIAPGATAVARINAREGGVVCGLDCAKMAFSLIGPGLEVQAYVSDGTTIEAGTDVLEVRGNARMLLAAERTALNFMTHLSGISTLTSRFVAETEGTDAHICCTRKTTPGLRALEKYAVKCGGGHNHRFGLDDAILIKDNHIAVAGGVAAAIAAARAFAGHLVAIEVEVDTLEQLEEALAAGADAVLLDNMDEPTLTRAVAITAGRAKLEASGNVTLERIAAIARTGIDYISTSRITMAATPLDLGLDIAIS from the coding sequence ATGAGCGCCAGCTATCCCCCTGCCCTGCCCCGCCATATCGTGGAAGCCACCGTGCGCCGGGCCTTCGAGGAAGATCTTGGACAGGCGGGCGATATCACCAGCCAGGCGACCATCGCGCCCGGCGCAACGGCCGTGGCGCGGATCAATGCGCGCGAGGGCGGCGTGGTCTGCGGCCTCGACTGCGCGAAAATGGCATTCTCGCTGATCGGGCCTGGACTTGAGGTGCAAGCCTACGTTTCCGACGGCACGACGATCGAGGCAGGCACCGACGTGCTTGAGGTACGCGGCAATGCACGGATGCTGCTGGCCGCCGAGCGTACGGCGCTCAACTTCATGACGCATCTGAGCGGGATTTCGACACTGACTTCCCGCTTTGTGGCCGAAACCGAGGGCACCGATGCCCATATCTGCTGCACGCGCAAGACCACGCCGGGGCTGCGGGCGCTGGAGAAATACGCCGTCAAATGCGGCGGCGGGCACAATCACCGCTTCGGGCTGGACGATGCCATCCTGATCAAGGACAACCATATCGCGGTGGCCGGCGGGGTCGCGGCGGCCATTGCGGCAGCGCGCGCCTTTGCCGGACATCTGGTCGCCATCGAGGTCGAGGTCGATACGCTCGAACAGCTCGAAGAGGCTTTGGCGGCCGGGGCCGATGCGGTGCTGCTGGACAATATGGATGAACCCACGCTGACCCGGGCGGTCGCGATCACCGCGGGCCGCGCCAAGCTCGAAGCCTCCGGCAACGTGACACTCGAGAGGATCGCTGCGATCGCCCGCACGGGGATCGATTATATCTCCACCTCCCGGATCACCATGGCCGCAACGCCACTCGATCTGGGGCTGGATATAGCAATCTCTTAA
- a CDS encoding alpha-hydroxy acid oxidase — MGFPAQTIDDLKARARRRVPRMFFDYADSGSWTESTYRANEGDFQKIKFRQRVAVDMTNRSLASTMAGEKVSMPVAIAPTGFGGMQHADGEMLGAKAARAFGIPFTLSTMSICSIEDVAEATGGAPFWFQLYVMRDRKFMHNLIDRAKAAGCSALVLTLDLQILGQRHKDARNGLSAPPRINFNTFLQLASRPRWCMSMLRTRRHTFRNIVGHADNVGDLSSLSSWTAEQFDPRLNWSDIEWIKERWGGKLILKGILDAEDARMAAASGADAVIVSNHGGRQLDGAPSSISALPGIVEAVGDRIEVHMDGGIRSGQDVMRALCLGAKGVYIGRPWLYGLGAGGEAGVKQALDIIRNELDITMALCGERDIRNVGRHNLVNPDVFKS, encoded by the coding sequence ATGGGGTTTCCGGCACAGACGATCGACGACCTGAAGGCGCGCGCCAGGCGGCGCGTTCCGCGCATGTTTTTCGACTATGCGGATTCCGGCTCGTGGACGGAAAGCACCTATCGCGCCAATGAAGGCGACTTCCAGAAGATCAAGTTCCGCCAGCGTGTCGCCGTCGACATGACCAACCGCTCCCTCGCCTCGACCATGGCGGGGGAAAAGGTTTCCATGCCCGTCGCCATTGCGCCGACCGGCTTTGGCGGCATGCAGCATGCCGATGGCGAGATGCTCGGAGCCAAGGCGGCGCGGGCCTTCGGCATCCCGTTCACTCTTTCGACTATGAGCATCTGCTCGATCGAGGACGTGGCCGAAGCCACGGGCGGGGCGCCGTTCTGGTTCCAGCTCTATGTGATGCGCGACCGCAAATTCATGCACAACCTCATCGACCGGGCCAAGGCGGCGGGATGCTCGGCGCTGGTTCTGACGCTGGACCTGCAGATCCTCGGCCAGCGCCACAAGGATGCGCGCAACGGGCTTTCGGCTCCGCCCAGGATCAATTTCAACACCTTCCTCCAGCTTGCCAGCCGTCCGCGCTGGTGCATGTCCATGCTTCGAACCCGGCGGCATACGTTCCGCAACATCGTCGGACATGCGGATAATGTGGGCGATCTCTCCTCGCTCTCGTCCTGGACTGCCGAGCAGTTCGACCCTCGGCTCAACTGGTCCGATATCGAGTGGATCAAGGAACGCTGGGGCGGCAAACTGATCCTCAAGGGCATTCTCGATGCCGAAGATGCGCGCATGGCCGCCGCATCGGGTGCTGATGCCGTTATCGTTTCAAACCATGGCGGGCGCCAGCTCGACGGCGCGCCCTCCTCGATTTCGGCATTGCCGGGCATAGTCGAAGCGGTCGGCGACAGGATCGAGGTGCATATGGATGGCGGCATCCGTTCGGGTCAGGACGTGATGCGGGCGCTCTGCCTTGGCGCAAAGGGCGTCTATATCGGGCGGCCCTGGCTTTATGGGCTCGGCGCGGGCGGAGAAGCCGGCGTCAAGCAGGCGCTCGACATCATCCGCAACGAACTCGACATCACCATGGCGCTCTGTGGCGAGCGGGACATCCGCAATGTCGGGCGGCACAACCTGGTCAATCCGGACGTCTTCAAGTCATGA
- a CDS encoding EAL domain-containing protein translates to MTNTHAVDAALEAMPYGLCVWSEDLTLQVFNSRYAWTFGLASDALAAGMSLRECCRAVIEAGNYFGYSVDELYEAMIDRFERQKRQEAPSQYEQFLRDRSIRTTYTNRPGVGWLVTHEDITDASDHLTALSKREADLARQAMRFETAVDNMAHGLCMIDADHKLVICNANYANLYELPDHLQRPGTLLTDILDYRFENGMRPKEGPMAFLHRRVRTISEGKRSVDICEFENGQIISVIHQPMEDGGWVETHQDITEQRRSEARIHHLARHDALTDLPNRTLFAEEMAMAESRIRRGEMMAVVCFDLDHFKVINDTLGHAVGDALLQQVAARINYAKREHECAARLGGDEFAILAGPLRSPSDAAALAERLIATISKPMEIEGHRVIIGTSVGVAVAPTDGEDGETLMKNADLALYRAKGDGRGNYRFFEKGMDAAMQRRRAIESGLKLGLIRNEFKLVFQPLMELESNRISCMEALLRWEHPEMGFISPVEFIAVAEEIGFIVQLGEWVLQQACRVAATWPSDIRVAVNLSPVQFKSRRLLESVERALEEAGLPASRLELEITESVLLSDSDQTLETLHTLRAMGIRISMDDFGTGYSSLSYLRAFPFDKIKIDRSFIEDVGSKDANFEIIKAVIALGRSLGMSTTAEGVETEAQLDAVRAHGCDEIQGFLFSRPLPERDALELVTRLSPRPAIGAQRSYA, encoded by the coding sequence ATGACCAATACGCATGCGGTGGATGCGGCCCTCGAGGCCATGCCCTACGGCCTGTGCGTCTGGAGCGAGGATTTGACGCTCCAGGTCTTCAATTCCCGCTATGCCTGGACATTCGGCCTGGCCTCCGACGCGCTTGCGGCGGGCATGAGCCTGCGCGAATGCTGCCGCGCCGTCATCGAGGCCGGTAATTACTTCGGCTACAGCGTCGATGAGCTTTACGAGGCGATGATCGACCGCTTCGAGCGCCAGAAGCGCCAGGAAGCGCCCTCCCAATACGAGCAGTTCCTGCGCGACCGCAGTATCCGCACCACCTATACCAACCGCCCCGGCGTCGGGTGGCTCGTGACACATGAAGATATCACCGACGCCAGCGATCACCTGACCGCGCTCTCCAAGCGCGAGGCCGACCTCGCCCGCCAGGCCATGCGCTTCGAGACCGCCGTCGACAACATGGCGCACGGCCTGTGCATGATCGACGCCGACCACAAGCTCGTGATCTGCAACGCCAATTACGCCAATCTCTACGAGTTGCCCGATCATTTGCAGCGTCCCGGGACGCTTTTGACCGACATTCTCGATTACCGCTTCGAAAACGGCATGCGCCCCAAGGAAGGCCCCATGGCGTTCCTGCATCGGCGTGTGCGCACGATTTCGGAAGGCAAGCGAAGCGTCGATATCTGCGAGTTCGAGAACGGACAGATCATCTCCGTCATCCACCAGCCCATGGAGGATGGCGGCTGGGTCGAAACCCATCAGGACATCACCGAGCAGCGTCGCTCCGAGGCCCGTATCCACCATCTGGCCCGTCACGACGCGCTCACCGACCTGCCCAATCGGACGCTGTTCGCCGAAGAGATGGCCATGGCCGAATCCCGCATCCGGCGCGGTGAGATGATGGCCGTCGTCTGCTTCGACCTCGACCACTTCAAGGTCATCAACGATACTCTGGGCCATGCCGTGGGTGACGCTCTTTTGCAGCAGGTGGCCGCGCGCATCAATTACGCCAAGCGCGAGCATGAGTGCGCTGCCCGCCTGGGCGGCGATGAATTCGCCATTCTCGCCGGCCCGCTCAGGAGCCCCAGCGACGCCGCCGCGCTCGCCGAACGCCTGATCGCAACCATCAGCAAGCCCATGGAAATCGAAGGCCATCGCGTCATCATCGGCACATCGGTCGGCGTTGCCGTCGCGCCCACCGATGGCGAGGATGGCGAAACGCTGATGAAGAACGCCGACCTGGCGCTCTATCGCGCCAAGGGCGACGGACGCGGCAATTACCGCTTCTTCGAAAAGGGCATGGACGCCGCCATGCAGCGCCGCCGCGCCATCGAAAGCGGATTGAAGCTCGGGCTGATCCGGAACGAATTCAAGCTCGTCTTCCAGCCGCTCATGGAACTCGAGAGCAACCGTATTTCGTGCATGGAAGCCCTGTTGCGGTGGGAACATCCGGAGATGGGGTTCATCTCTCCGGTCGAATTCATCGCCGTCGCCGAGGAAATCGGCTTCATCGTGCAACTCGGCGAATGGGTGCTCCAGCAAGCCTGCCGCGTCGCCGCGACCTGGCCGTCAGACATCCGCGTGGCCGTCAATCTTTCGCCCGTCCAGTTCAAGAGCCGCCGGTTGCTCGAAAGCGTCGAGCGGGCATTGGAAGAGGCAGGCCTGCCGGCTTCCCGGCTCGAACTCGAGATTACCGAATCCGTCCTGCTCAGCGATTCCGACCAGACGCTGGAAACCCTCCACACCCTGCGCGCCATGGGCATCCGCATCTCCATGGACGATTTCGGCACCGGCTATTCCTCGCTCTCCTACCTGCGCGCCTTCCCCTTCGACAAGATCAAGATCGACCGCTCCTTTATCGAAGACGTGGGTTCCAAGGACGCCAATTTCGAGATCATCAAGGCCGTCATCGCGCTCGGCCGGAGCCTTGGCATGTCGACCACCGCCGAAGGCGTCGAAACCGAAGCCCAGCTCGACGCCGTGCGCGCCCATGGCTGCGACGAGATCCAGGGCTTTCTGTTCTCCCGCCCGCTGCCCGAAAGGGACGCGCTCGAACTGGTCACCCGCCTCTCACCCCGACCCGCAATCGGAGCACAGCGTAGCTACGCTTAG
- a CDS encoding FAD-binding oxidoreductase, whose protein sequence is MAQDVLVIGAGIVGISTAIHLLRRGRSVLLIDKNEPGKETSFGNAGIIQREGVRPHAFPRDLATLMQVGLHLSTAARYDPLALPRFAPALLRYWWESSPNHYSHVVKSYAPLIGRSIEEHADLIAASGAEDLIVKKGWFLIFRTDHALKEEAAKAKSDLELYGINHRVVDGAEFAQIEPDLKEKLAGAIHWTDPWTVRDPGALVAKYFELYKSMGGQFLAGEAKGLEQDGEGWSTSVSGTRHKAREAVITLGPWAPEVLDPLGYRLPLFVKRGYHMHYGAQGDAKLNNWMIDAEVGYCLAPMEKGIRLTTGAEFALRDAAPTPIQLGRAERTARALFPLGERLDPHPWKGARPCTPDMMPIIGPAPRHRGLWVGIGHAHHGFTLGPATGHLLAQTMTGEKPAIDITPFAMDRFVGTYSGRG, encoded by the coding sequence ATGGCTCAGGACGTCCTGGTCATCGGCGCCGGCATCGTCGGCATTTCCACGGCCATCCATCTGCTGCGGCGCGGACGCAGCGTGTTGCTGATCGACAAGAACGAGCCGGGCAAGGAGACCTCGTTCGGCAATGCCGGCATCATCCAGCGCGAAGGAGTGCGCCCGCACGCATTCCCGCGTGACCTGGCAACGCTGATGCAGGTGGGGCTGCACCTATCCACCGCCGCCCGCTACGATCCGCTCGCCCTGCCCCGCTTCGCGCCGGCGCTGCTGCGCTATTGGTGGGAGTCCTCGCCCAACCACTATTCCCATGTGGTCAAGAGCTACGCGCCGCTGATCGGGCGGTCGATCGAGGAGCATGCCGACCTCATCGCGGCGTCAGGGGCCGAGGACCTGATCGTCAAGAAGGGCTGGTTCCTGATCTTTAGGACCGATCATGCGCTCAAGGAGGAAGCGGCAAAGGCCAAGTCCGATCTCGAACTCTATGGCATCAACCACCGCGTTGTGGACGGCGCCGAGTTCGCGCAGATCGAACCCGACCTCAAGGAGAAGCTGGCCGGGGCCATTCACTGGACCGACCCTTGGACGGTGCGCGATCCGGGCGCGCTGGTGGCCAAATATTTCGAGCTCTACAAATCCATGGGCGGGCAATTCCTCGCCGGAGAAGCCAAGGGGCTGGAACAGGACGGCGAAGGCTGGTCGACGTCCGTGAGCGGCACGCGCCACAAGGCGCGCGAGGCGGTAATCACGCTCGGGCCCTGGGCGCCGGAGGTTCTCGATCCCCTGGGTTATCGGCTGCCGCTGTTCGTCAAGCGCGGCTACCATATGCATTACGGCGCCCAGGGGGATGCCAAGCTCAACAACTGGATGATCGATGCCGAGGTCGGCTATTGCCTGGCGCCGATGGAAAAGGGCATCCGGCTGACCACGGGTGCCGAATTCGCGCTGCGTGACGCCGCGCCCACGCCCATTCAGCTCGGCCGCGCCGAAAGGACGGCGCGGGCGCTGTTTCCGCTCGGCGAGCGGCTGGACCCGCACCCCTGGAAGGGTGCCCGCCCCTGCACGCCGGACATGATGCCGATCATCGGGCCGGCGCCCCGGCATCGCGGGCTTTGGGTGGGGATCGGGCATGCCCATCACGGCTTCACCCTCGGGCCGGCGACCGGACATCTTCTGGCGCAAACGATGACGGGGGAAAAGCCGGCGATCGACATTACCCCGTTCGCGATGGATCGTTTCGTGGGGACGTATTCGGGCCGGGGTTAA
- a CDS encoding extracellular solute-binding protein: MKTLSMTLAFAIVVAAGTPALGQDGEWRHALALDAEPKYPAGFEMFDYVNPDAPKGGTVRMSALGGFDTFNPVLPLGEAAGGLGLVYETLMTPSGDETSVSYGLLAEAVRYPDDFSSVTFRLNPDARWQDGEPVTAEDVLWSFETVMELSPIYSEYYAPVEDAQITGEGEVTFTFSETGNRELPYIMGQLMVLPQHWWEGENADGQPRDIGASTLELPMGSGPYELTSFDAGRTVTYTRDPDYWGINEPVNVGTHNFDEYRFEYFRDLTVAFEAFKADEFDWWIENMARRWATAYNFPAVEDGRVVREEFEEPYRAAGLMVGFIMNLRDPKFENPLVRQAINYAFDFEELNRTMFYEQYQRIDSFFYGTELAAPDGPPQGLELEILEEVRDLVPTSVLEGEYTNPVGGSEDALRANLQEALRLFGEAGYTLNGTQLVDANGQQFGFEIMLNGPTIEPIALHLAQNLNRIGANVTVRSVDSVQFVNRLRSFDYDVVYQGWTQSLSPGNEQRYFWGSSSVDEEGSSNYAGVSDPGIDALIERVVMAPDRDYLVAATRALDRVLLAHHFVVPSYTRAAYPTARWNRFSHPETLPEYEIGFPSIWWWDEDKAAATGGNSR; the protein is encoded by the coding sequence ATGAAAACGCTCAGCATGACCTTAGCTTTTGCGATCGTCGTGGCGGCCGGAACGCCGGCCCTTGGGCAGGACGGCGAATGGCGGCACGCGCTGGCGCTGGATGCCGAGCCGAAATATCCGGCGGGGTTCGAGATGTTCGACTACGTCAATCCCGACGCGCCCAAGGGCGGGACGGTGCGGATGTCGGCGCTCGGTGGTTTCGACACCTTCAACCCGGTGCTGCCGCTCGGCGAGGCCGCAGGTGGGCTGGGGCTGGTGTACGAAACGCTGATGACGCCGAGCGGAGACGAAACCTCCGTAAGCTACGGGCTTCTGGCCGAAGCGGTCCGCTATCCCGACGATTTCTCCTCGGTCACCTTCAGGCTCAATCCCGACGCGCGCTGGCAGGACGGCGAGCCGGTGACCGCCGAGGACGTGTTGTGGAGCTTCGAGACGGTGATGGAGCTTTCACCGATCTATTCGGAGTATTACGCGCCGGTCGAGGACGCACAGATCACCGGCGAGGGCGAAGTGACGTTCACCTTTTCCGAAACCGGAAACCGCGAACTGCCCTACATCATGGGCCAGCTCATGGTGTTGCCGCAGCACTGGTGGGAAGGCGAGAATGCCGACGGCCAGCCGCGCGACATCGGCGCCTCGACGCTCGAATTGCCCATGGGTTCGGGACCTTACGAACTCACGAGCTTCGATGCCGGCCGGACGGTGACCTACACCCGCGATCCCGACTATTGGGGCATCAACGAGCCGGTGAATGTCGGAACGCACAATTTCGACGAGTACCGGTTCGAGTATTTCCGCGACCTCACCGTGGCGTTCGAGGCCTTCAAGGCCGATGAGTTCGATTGGTGGATCGAAAACATGGCGCGTCGCTGGGCCACCGCATACAACTTTCCCGCCGTCGAGGACGGGCGCGTCGTGCGCGAGGAATTCGAAGAACCCTACCGCGCAGCCGGTCTGATGGTGGGCTTCATCATGAACCTGCGCGACCCCAAGTTTGAAAATCCGCTGGTGCGGCAAGCGATCAATTACGCTTTCGATTTCGAAGAGCTCAACCGCACCATGTTCTACGAACAGTATCAGCGCATCGACTCGTTCTTCTACGGCACGGAACTGGCGGCGCCCGACGGACCGCCGCAGGGCCTGGAACTCGAGATTTTAGAGGAAGTGCGTGATCTGGTGCCAACCTCGGTGCTCGAGGGCGAATACACTAATCCCGTGGGCGGGAGCGAGGATGCCCTCCGTGCCAATCTGCAGGAGGCGCTGCGCCTGTTCGGTGAGGCCGGCTACACCCTCAACGGTACCCAGCTTGTCGATGCCAACGGGCAGCAATTCGGTTTCGAGATCATGCTCAATGGGCCGACCATCGAACCGATCGCTCTGCACCTGGCCCAAAACCTCAATCGGATCGGTGCCAATGTAACGGTGCGCAGCGTGGACTCGGTGCAGTTCGTCAATCGTCTGCGCAGCTTTGACTATGACGTGGTTTATCAGGGCTGGACCCAATCGCTTTCACCCGGCAACGAGCAACGCTACTTCTGGGGGTCGTCCTCGGTCGATGAAGAAGGATCGAGCAATTATGCCGGCGTCTCCGATCCGGGCATCGATGCGCTGATCGAGAGGGTCGTCATGGCGCCCGACCGCGATTATCTGGTGGCGGCGACACGGGCTCTGGATCGGGTTCTGCTCGCCCACCATTTCGTCGTGCCCAGCTATACCCGGGCAGCCTACCCAACGGCCCGCTGGAATCGGTTCAGCCATCCCGAAACGCTGCCGGAATATGAGATCGGGTTCCCCTCCATCTGGTGGTGGGACGAGGACAAGGCGGCGGCTACCGGCGGCAATTCACGATAG
- a CDS encoding ABC transporter ATP-binding protein, which yields MTSSLLSVRNLDVTFRLEDREIDAVRGVSFDIAPGETLALVGESGSGKSVTALSVLRLLSYPAAFHRRGEIVFKGQDLLGADDKTLRKVRGNAISMIFQEPMTSLNPLHTIEKQVSEVLSVHLGMGRTAARRRVLEMLDAVRIPDPASRLEAFPHQLSGGQRQRVMIAMALACEPDLLIADEPTTALDVTVQAQILDLLKDVQRRMGMAMLFITHDLGIVRRMADKVCVMRDGEIVERAETAELFGNPQHGYTRQLLSSELAEPPPPPAVGAKPIIEVDDLKVWFPIKRGLFKRTVGHFKAVDGVDLVVREGQTLGVVGESGSGKTSLGLAMLRLISSKGRIVFLGEDIQDKRSRAMRQHRADMQVVFQDPYGSLSPRMSVGDIIAEGLAVHFPRVSARERDERVKAVLGEVGLDPETRHRYPHEFSGGQRQRIAIARALVLEPKFMILDEPTSALDMSVQAQIVKLLRDLQTRHGLTYVFISHNLKVVRAIASEVAVMHEGRIVEFGATEAVFAHPREDYTRTLLAAALDETLAANTKS from the coding sequence TTGACCTCCTCTCTCCTCTCCGTCCGCAATCTCGATGTCACTTTCCGGCTGGAGGATCGGGAGATAGATGCCGTTAGGGGAGTGAGCTTCGATATCGCGCCGGGCGAGACGTTGGCTTTGGTGGGGGAGTCGGGGTCGGGCAAATCGGTGACCGCGCTTTCGGTGCTCAGGCTCCTGTCCTATCCGGCGGCGTTCCATCGCCGGGGCGAGATCGTGTTCAAGGGGCAGGACCTGCTCGGGGCAGATGACAAGACGCTGCGCAAGGTGCGGGGCAATGCGATTTCGATGATCTTTCAGGAGCCGATGACCTCGCTCAACCCGCTGCACACCATCGAAAAGCAGGTGAGCGAGGTGCTCTCGGTGCATCTGGGCATGGGGCGGACGGCGGCGCGCAGGCGAGTGCTTGAAATGCTCGACGCCGTGCGCATTCCCGATCCGGCGTCGCGGCTCGAGGCCTTTCCGCACCAGCTTTCGGGCGGGCAGCGCCAGAGAGTGATGATCGCCATGGCGCTGGCATGCGAGCCAGACCTTCTGATTGCCGACGAACCGACCACGGCGCTGGACGTCACCGTGCAGGCGCAGATTCTCGATCTGCTCAAGGATGTGCAGCGCCGGATGGGCATGGCCATGCTGTTTATCACCCACGATCTGGGCATCGTGCGGCGCATGGCCGACAAGGTCTGCGTGATGCGCGATGGCGAAATCGTCGAGCGGGCGGAGACGGCCGAACTCTTCGGCAATCCCCAACACGGCTATACGCGCCAACTGCTTTCGAGCGAGCTGGCGGAACCGCCCCCGCCGCCGGCTGTCGGAGCGAAACCGATCATCGAGGTCGATGACCTCAAGGTCTGGTTTCCGATCAAGCGGGGCCTGTTCAAGCGGACGGTCGGGCATTTCAAGGCCGTGGACGGCGTGGATCTCGTGGTGCGTGAGGGCCAGACGCTGGGCGTGGTCGGCGAATCCGGATCGGGCAAGACCAGCCTGGGCCTGGCCATGTTGCGGCTGATCTCCTCAAAGGGCCGCATCGTCTTTCTGGGCGAGGACATCCAGGACAAGCGCTCACGCGCCATGCGCCAGCATCGGGCGGACATGCAGGTCGTGTTTCAGGACCCCTATGGTTCGCTTTCGCCGCGCATGAGCGTGGGCGACATCATTGCCGAGGGGCTGGCGGTGCATTTCCCGCGCGTTTCGGCGCGGGAGCGCGATGAGCGCGTGAAGGCGGTGCTGGGCGAAGTGGGGCTCGACCCAGAGACGCGGCATCGTTATCCGCATGAATTTTCCGGCGGGCAGCGCCAGAGGATCGCGATTGCGCGGGCGCTGGTGCTCGAACCCAAATTCATGATCCTGGACGAGCCCACATCGGCGCTGGATATGAGCGTGCAGGCCCAGATCGTCAAACTCCTGCGCGATTTGCAGACCCGGCACGGGCTCACCTATGTGTTCATTTCCCACAACCTCAAGGTGGTGCGGGCCATCGCCAGTGAGGTGGCGGTGATGCACGAAGGGCGCATCGTCGAATTCGGCGCGACCGAAGCGGTCTTTGCCCATCCGCGGGAAGATTATACGCGAACCCTCCTGGCCGCCGCGCTGGATGAAACTCTGGCCGCGAACACCAAAAGTTAG
- a CDS encoding PIN domain-containing protein, whose product MRLYLDANFFIEAIEGAGAVREACLGLLDLGEANPGLLVTSHLTLSEVLVHPLRERADELAQIYKDLIADSGRLAVSDPDRTIFVEAASVRGVQHAIKLPDAIHLATARALKCSHLVSGDGRLRSAAEKSDINGIDLDQLEPLLTAIEATS is encoded by the coding sequence ATGAGGCTTTATCTCGATGCCAATTTCTTCATCGAAGCCATCGAAGGAGCCGGCGCGGTACGAGAGGCGTGCCTGGGGCTTCTCGATCTTGGGGAAGCCAATCCCGGCTTGCTTGTTACCAGCCATCTGACGCTGTCGGAAGTCCTCGTGCATCCGTTGCGCGAGCGGGCGGACGAACTTGCTCAAATCTACAAGGACCTCATTGCCGATAGCGGCCGTCTTGCTGTTTCAGACCCCGACCGTACGATTTTCGTCGAAGCGGCTTCGGTGCGAGGCGTACAGCATGCAATCAAGCTTCCCGATGCCATCCATTTGGCGACGGCCCGCGCGCTAAAGTGCTCGCATCTGGTTTCCGGCGACGGAAGGCTTAGGTCGGCGGCGGAAAAGTCAGATATCAACGGTATTGACCTCGATCAACTCGAACCGCTGCTGACGGCAATCGAGGCCACGTCTTGA
- a CDS encoding ABC transporter permease, translated as MALSAINRRRLATFKRNRRGYVAFWIFVALFIVTLFAEAISNDRPLIAYYKGELLFPVVVDYPETKFGGFLAVTQYRSSFIQNEIEDNGWIVWPLFRFSHQSVDTLLPGPAPTPPSWLMSAEENCARYPQGVDDPGCVLGNMHVLGTDDQGRDVLARLIYGFRISVLFGLTLTVLSSVIGVVAGAVQGYFGGWTDLIFQRFIEIWTSIPTLYLLLIISSILAPSFWVLLIILLLFSWVALVGVVRAEFLRGRNFEYVNAARALGVGNWTIMFRHLLPNAMVATITFMPFILGGSITTLTSLDFLGFGMPPGSPSLGELLAQGKNNLQAPWLGFTGFAVISVMLSLLVFAGEAVRDAFDPRKTFA; from the coding sequence ATGGCGCTTTCGGCGATCAACCGGCGCAGGCTCGCCACGTTCAAGCGCAACAGGCGCGGCTATGTCGCGTTCTGGATTTTTGTGGCGCTGTTCATCGTGACGCTATTTGCCGAGGCGATCAGCAATGACCGGCCGCTCATCGCCTATTACAAGGGCGAATTGCTGTTTCCCGTGGTGGTGGATTATCCGGAGACCAAATTCGGCGGCTTCCTTGCGGTGACGCAATATCGTTCCTCCTTCATCCAGAACGAAATCGAGGACAATGGCTGGATCGTGTGGCCTCTGTTCCGCTTTTCGCACCAGAGCGTCGATACGCTGCTACCCGGACCCGCGCCCACCCCGCCAAGTTGGCTGATGAGCGCGGAGGAAAATTGCGCCCGCTACCCGCAAGGGGTGGACGATCCCGGATGCGTCCTGGGCAACATGCATGTCCTTGGGACGGACGATCAGGGGCGCGATGTCCTTGCGCGGCTGATCTATGGATTTCGCATCTCGGTGTTGTTCGGGCTGACGCTGACCGTTCTTTCCTCGGTGATCGGCGTGGTGGCGGGCGCCGTGCAGGGGTATTTCGGCGGTTGGACGGACCTCATCTTCCAGCGCTTCATCGAAATCTGGACCTCGATCCCCACCCTCTACCTGCTGCTGATCATATCGAGCATTCTGGCGCCCAGTTTCTGGGTGCTGCTGATCATTCTGCTGCTGTTTTCCTGGGTGGCGCTGGTGGGCGTGGTGCGCGCCGAGTTCCTGCGCGGACGGAACTTCGAATATGTGAACGCGGCACGGGCGCTGGGGGTGGGGAACTGGACGATCATGTTCCGGCACCTCTTGCCCAACGCAATGGTCGCGACGATCACCTTCATGCCGTTCATCCTGGGCGGCTCGATCACGACGCTCACCTCGCTCGATTTCCTCGGCTTCGGCATGCCGCCGGGCTCGCCCTCGCTGGGGGAATTGCTCGCGCAGGGCAAGAACAACCTCCAGGCGCCCTGGCTGGGCTTCACCGGCTTTGCGGTGATCTCGGTGATGCTCAGCCTCCTGGTCTTTGCCGGCGAGGCGGTGCGCGATGCTTTCGACCCGCGCAAGACGTTCGCATGA